In the Sus scrofa isolate TJ Tabasco breed Duroc chromosome 8, Sscrofa11.1, whole genome shotgun sequence genome, GCAGCAGGTCCCCAGGCTCCCAGGTGCAGAggcttctctgtttctctctgatgTCATGGACTGGCCAGAGGGGGTGAGGACAGGGCCTTTGGGAACTGTGCTTGCCAACAAGGGAGGGGCCGGGGGGGACGGACTCGGCCTAGGGATGATGGGTGCTGGCTGAGGCTGGATGCATGCCATTGTGCTGACAGGCGCCCTGACCACAGTGGAAGGCCACAGAGCCAGCAAGCGCAGCACCGTACTGCCATCAATGTTCTGTGGTCGCGCCCTCAGGCTTTGAGTTGGCTGTAAGTGGAAGGACAGAGAGACCAAATTAGAGAAGGCACTTCCTGGCTGGAACACAGGCAGCTCCATGCTAACCGATAGAGTTTGGGCCTGAAGGagcttgcttttggttttttttctgagGGGCAATGCACATGTGACTCCTCTCAGAGATAAAGGGAGCACCTGAGCCAGGGTGACTGTGACAGGCAGGGGTGGTGGAGGTTCAGCTAGACCGGGGAGTCAGTTTGGCTTTTGCCTAATCTGCCTACGTTTTGGATACCATCTGTTCTCTGAGATACAACCTTAGAGGGTGGAGAAGCAAGCCCTGGGGACAGGTCCGTGTCAATGTCCCCAAGGAGAAAGGTCTAAAGTATATCTTTGGATCCCTGCTCTATCATGGTCACTATCACCCACCACCACAGTGATTTCCATGCTGGCACTTTGACGAAACAGTTAGGATGGGCTAGATACTTTCCgtcctttcattttttcccctttattatcAGTGTGACACAATGGTAGGATCTTTTCAacaaagacatctttttttttttttttttttcttttagggctacacctgcagcatatggaagttcccagactaggggtggaattggagctgcagctgtgacctacaccacagccacagcaatgccagatctttatcccactgagcgaggccagggatcgaacccgagtcctcatggatactagtcgggttcttaacccactgggccacaacgggaactcctcaacaaagaaatttttttgacATAACTGTGCTGTATTCCACACACCCATGACTGACCAATGTCCTTTCATTTGGTCCAGTGTTTTTTATCTCCTTCTTGTTTCTGTTGACCTATTTTTTCATCAGTAGTTTCCTATTAGAATAGTAAAGTGACACAACCAAATATAAATAGGCCACAATTTTTCTTGAGCCAGAGTTCTGTTGGTCTTGCTAAGGGAGCCATGAAGATTTTTAGGCAAGAGTTAGAGTTTATAAacatcctcagagttcccatcgtggcgcagtggttaacgaatccgactaggaaccatgaggttgcgggttccgtccctgcccttgctcagtgggttaacgatccggcgttgttgccgtgagttgtggtgtaggtcgcagacgcggctcggaccctgcgttgctgtggctctggcgtaggccggtggctacagctccgattagaccgctagcctgggaacctccatatgccgcaggagcggcccaaagaaatagcaaaaagacaaaaaaaaatcctcatcatTATGTCctaaatgattaaattattttgttgatgTAGGTGGTATTGTAGGATTTCCTTTGGGATGATACTGGAACTTAAA is a window encoding:
- the LOC100511764 gene encoding COPII coat assembly protein SEC16-like isoform X2 → MAQRVSLLVLLLGVLAFQMKGVLGLSDESSDSSPGHRKSYYVVWMLPTQSLRARPQNIDGSTVLRLLALWPSTVVRAPVSTMACIQPQPAPIIPRPSPSPPAPPLLASTVPKGPVLTPSGQSMTSERNREASAPGSLGTCCGMPARFPLTPQVLAIPGPPTKGALHSTSFPTSSPVKEPRGDV